From a region of the Castanea sativa cultivar Marrone di Chiusa Pesio chromosome 10, ASM4071231v1 genome:
- the LOC142611601 gene encoding uncharacterized protein LOC142611601 isoform X1 yields MAKLPVKYYVVDAFTDSAFKGNPAAVCLLEEERDEKWLQAVAAEFNISETCYLTRLSGSDSLDSSNPRFRLRWFTPVAEVELCGHATLAAAHALFSSGLVNSNIIEFVTLSGILTAKKIQETKASNISDTQNGELQDCFLIELDFPTIPTIDFNSEEVSSISNALNGASVIDIKKTTTSDALFVVLPSGECVVEIQPEFDAIRKCPGLGIIATGAAPSGSGFDFYSRVFWPKRGINEDPVCGSAHCALAPYWSKKLGKCDLVAYQVFSPRVLQTHNCIFVFVILIYNVYSVQASPRSGVLNIHLDEQNQRVLMRGKSVTIMEGSLLV; encoded by the exons ATGGCAAAGCTACCTGTGAAGTACTATGTG GTGGACGCGTTCACTGACTCAGCTTTCAAGGGAAACCCAGCAGCGGTGTGTttattagaggaagagagagatgagaaatgGTTGCAAGCTGTGGCAGCTGAGTTCAACATCTCCGAGACTTGTTACTTGACTCGGCTATCTGGGTCCGACTCTCTTGACTCGTCCAATCCTAGGTTCCGTCTCAGATGGTTCACTCCTGTTGCTGAG GTTGAGCTTTGTGGCCATGCTACATTGGCAGCTGCACATGCATTGTTTTCATCTGGTCTGGTGAATTCCAACATTATTGAGTTTGTCACACTCTCCGGAATTTTAACTGCTAAAAAGATCCAGGAAACCAAGGCATCTAATATTTCGGATACACAGAATGGTGAACTGCAAGATTGCTTTCTGATTGAATTGGATTTTCCAACTATTCcaacaattgatttcaattctGAAGAAGTTTCATCAATCTCCAATGCCTTGAATGGTGCTTCTGTGATTGATATAAAGAAAACTACTACTTCAGATGCCCTCTTT GTTGTCCTCCCGTCAGGAGAATGTGTGGTTGAAATACAGCCAGAGTTTGATGCTATACGTAAATGTCCTGGACTGGGGATAATTGCAACAGGGGCTGCTCCCTCAGGGTCTGGGTTTGATTTTTACAGTAGGGTCTTTTGGCCAAAACGTGGGATCAATGAG GATCCTGTTTGTGGGAGTGCACATTGTGCACTAGCACCATACTGGAGCAAAAAGCTGGGGAAGTGTGATCTTGTTGCGTATCAGGTATTTTCACCACGTGTATTGCAAACTCATAATTGTATTTTTGTCTTTGTCATATTAATTTACAATGTCTACTCTGTTCAGGCATCACCTAGAAGTGGAGTACTAAACATTCATCTAGACGAACAAAACCAGAGAGTGCTAATGCGAGGAAAATCTGTTACTATCATGGAAGGGTCTCTTTTAGTTTAG
- the LOC142611599 gene encoding uncharacterized protein LOC142611599 isoform X7: MAMKPVKYYVQVDAFTDSAFKGNPAVVCFLEEDQRTQEWLQVVATEFNIPTTCYLTHLTQSNSPNPRFRLRWFTPVAEVKICGHATLAAAHTLFTSSVLNCDVIEFITKSGTLTARKVADVQTIDGSNIQNHESQESFLIELDFPTIPMIDFNSAEFSPISKVLNGASVIDIKRTATEDDLIVILSSGETVVDLQPQFDLICKCSGRGLIISGPAPLDSGFDYYYRFFCPKFRVNEDHVCGSANCALALYWSKRLGKCDLVAYAASARSGVVNIHLDEQNQRVLLQGKAVTIMEGSLSV; this comes from the exons ATGGCAATGAAACCTGTCAAGTACTATGTG CAGGTGGACGCGTTCACTGACTCAGCTTTCAAGGGGAACCCAGCAGTGGTGTGTTTCTTAGAGGAAGATCAGAGAACCCAGGAGTGGCTACAAGTGGTGGCAACCGAGTTCAACATCCCCACCACGTGTTACTTGACTCACCTCACTCAGTCCAATTCGCCCAATCCTCGGTTCCGTCTTAGATGGTTCACTCCTGTTGCTGAG GTTAAGATATGTGGTCATGCCACATTGGCTGCTGCACATACACTCTTCACTTCTAGTGTGTTGAATTGTGATGTCATTGAGTTTATCACAAAATCTGGAACATTAACTGCTAGAAAGGTTGCAGATGTACAAACAATTGATGGTTCGAATATTCAGAATCATGAGTCACAAGAGAGTTTTCTTATTGAATTGGATTTTCCTACCATCCCAATGATTGATTTCAACTCTGCTGAGTTTTCACCCATTTCCAAAGTCCTGAATGGTGCCTCTGTGATTGATATAAAGAGAACAGCAACTGAAGATGATCTCATT GTAATACTCTCATCTGGAGAAACTGTCGTAGATCTTCAGCCACAGTTTGATTTGATATGTAAATGTTCTGGAAGGGGGCTAATTATTTCAGGGCCTGCTCCCCTAGATTCTGGATTTGACTATTACTATCGATTCTTTTGCCCAAAATTTCGGGTCAATGAG GATCATGTTTGTGGGAGTGCAAATTGTGCCTTAGCATTGTACTGGAGCAAAAGGCTAGGGAAGTGTGATCTTGTTGCATATGCG GCTTCAGCTAGAAGTGGAGTAGTAAACATTCATCTCGATGAACAAAACCAAAGAGTACTACTGCAAGGAAAAGCTGTTACTATCATGGAAGGGTCTTTATCAGTTTAG
- the LOC142611602 gene encoding uncharacterized protein LOC142611602, which yields MAKKPVKYYVVNAFTDSAFKGNPAAVCLLEEERDEQWLQAVATEFNISMTCYLTRLTDTGSDSLKSPNPRFHIRWFTPVAEVELCGHATLAAAHTLFSSGLVNSNIIEFVTLSGILTAKRFLEIKTSDSSDVQNGEAQECFLIELNFPTVPAIDVNSAEVSSISSALNGASVIDIKKITSSDALFVVLPSGESVIEIQPEFDAIRKCPGLGIIVSGAAPSGSGFDFYSRIFWPKLGINEDPVCGSAHCTLAPYWSQKLGKCDLVAYQASARSGVLNIHLDEQNQRVLLRGKAVTIMEGSLLV from the exons ATGGCAAAGAAACCTGTGAAGTACTATGTG GTGAACGCGTTTACTGACTCAGCTTTCAAGGGGAACCCAGCAGCAGTGTGTTtgttagaggaagagagagatgagcAATGGCTGCAAGCTGTGGCAACTGAGTTCAACATCTCCATGACTTGTTACTTGACTCGCCTCACTGACACAGGGTCCGACTCTCTTAAGTCACCCAATCCTAGGTTCCATATCAGATGGTTCACTCCTGTAGCTGAG GTTGAGCTTTGTGGCCATGCTACATTGGCAGCTGCACATACATTGTTTTCATCTGGTTTGGTGAATTCCAACATTATTGAGTTTGTCACACTATCCGGAATTCTAACTGCTAAAAGGTTCCTTGAAATCAAGACATCTGATAGTTCAGATGTTCAGAATGGTGAAGCGCAAGAGTGCTTTcttattgaattgaattttccTACTGTTCCAGCAATTGATGTCAATTCTGCAGAAGTTTCTTCAATTTCCAGTGCCTTGAATGGTGCTTCTGTGATTGatataaagaaaattacttCTTCAGATGCCCTGTTT GTTGTACTCCCATCAGGAGAAAGTGTAATTGAAATACAGCCAGAGTTTGATGCTATACGTAAATGTCCTGGACTGGGGATAATTGTTTCAGGGGCTGCTCCCTCAGGGTCTGGGTTTGATTTTTACAGTCGGATCTTTTGGCCAAAACTTGGGATCAATGAG GATCCTGTTTGTGGGAGTGCACATTGTACACTAGCACCATACTGGAGCCAAAAACTGGGGAAGTGTGATCTTGTTGCATATCAG GCATCAGCTAGAAGCGGAGTACTAAACATTCATCTAGATGAACAAAACCAGAGAGTACTACTGCGAGGAAAAGCTGTTACCATCATGGAAGGGTCTCTTTTAGTTTAG
- the LOC142611599 gene encoding uncharacterized protein LOC142611599 isoform X6, whose amino-acid sequence MHQKFSESHRNMAMKPVKYYVQVDAFTDSAFKGNPAVVCFLEEDQRTQEWLQVVATEFNIPTTCYLTHLTQSNSPNPRFRLRWFTPVAEVKICGHATLAAAHTLFTSSVLNCDVIEFITKSGTLTARKVADVQTIDGSNIQNHESQESFLIELDFPTIPMIDFNSAEFSPISKVLNGASVIDIKRTATEDDLIVILSSGETVVDLQPQFDLICKCSGRGLIISGPAPLDSGFDYYYRFFCPKFRVNEDHVCGSANCALALYWSKRLGKCDLVAYAASARSGVVNIHLDEQNQRVLLQGKAVTIMEGSLSV is encoded by the exons A TGCATCAGAAATTCTCTGAGTCTCACAGGAACATGGCAATGAAACCTGTCAAGTACTATGTG CAGGTGGACGCGTTCACTGACTCAGCTTTCAAGGGGAACCCAGCAGTGGTGTGTTTCTTAGAGGAAGATCAGAGAACCCAGGAGTGGCTACAAGTGGTGGCAACCGAGTTCAACATCCCCACCACGTGTTACTTGACTCACCTCACTCAGTCCAATTCGCCCAATCCTCGGTTCCGTCTTAGATGGTTCACTCCTGTTGCTGAG GTTAAGATATGTGGTCATGCCACATTGGCTGCTGCACATACACTCTTCACTTCTAGTGTGTTGAATTGTGATGTCATTGAGTTTATCACAAAATCTGGAACATTAACTGCTAGAAAGGTTGCAGATGTACAAACAATTGATGGTTCGAATATTCAGAATCATGAGTCACAAGAGAGTTTTCTTATTGAATTGGATTTTCCTACCATCCCAATGATTGATTTCAACTCTGCTGAGTTTTCACCCATTTCCAAAGTCCTGAATGGTGCCTCTGTGATTGATATAAAGAGAACAGCAACTGAAGATGATCTCATT GTAATACTCTCATCTGGAGAAACTGTCGTAGATCTTCAGCCACAGTTTGATTTGATATGTAAATGTTCTGGAAGGGGGCTAATTATTTCAGGGCCTGCTCCCCTAGATTCTGGATTTGACTATTACTATCGATTCTTTTGCCCAAAATTTCGGGTCAATGAG GATCATGTTTGTGGGAGTGCAAATTGTGCCTTAGCATTGTACTGGAGCAAAAGGCTAGGGAAGTGTGATCTTGTTGCATATGCG GCTTCAGCTAGAAGTGGAGTAGTAAACATTCATCTCGATGAACAAAACCAAAGAGTACTACTGCAAGGAAAAGCTGTTACTATCATGGAAGGGTCTTTATCAGTTTAG
- the LOC142611599 gene encoding uncharacterized protein LOC142611599 isoform X5 yields MSVDHFILTETTSFSVHQKFSESHRNMAMKPVKYYVVDAFTDSAFKGNPAVVCFLEEDQRTQEWLQVVATEFNIPTTCYLTHLTQSNSPNPRFRLRWFTPVAEVKICGHATLAAAHTLFTSSVLNCDVIEFITKSGTLTARKVADVQTIDGSNIQNHESQESFLIELDFPTIPMIDFNSAEFSPISKVLNGASVIDIKRTATEDDLIVILSSGETVVDLQPQFDLICKCSGRGLIISGPAPLDSGFDYYYRFFCPKFRVNEDHVCGSANCALALYWSKRLGKCDLVAYAASARSGVVNIHLDEQNQRVLLQGKAVTIMEGSLSV; encoded by the exons ATGTCCGTTGACCATTTTATATTAACAGAAACAACTTCATTTTCAGTGCATCAGAAATTCTCTGAGTCTCACAGGAACATGGCAATGAAACCTGTCAAGTACTATGTG GTGGACGCGTTCACTGACTCAGCTTTCAAGGGGAACCCAGCAGTGGTGTGTTTCTTAGAGGAAGATCAGAGAACCCAGGAGTGGCTACAAGTGGTGGCAACCGAGTTCAACATCCCCACCACGTGTTACTTGACTCACCTCACTCAGTCCAATTCGCCCAATCCTCGGTTCCGTCTTAGATGGTTCACTCCTGTTGCTGAG GTTAAGATATGTGGTCATGCCACATTGGCTGCTGCACATACACTCTTCACTTCTAGTGTGTTGAATTGTGATGTCATTGAGTTTATCACAAAATCTGGAACATTAACTGCTAGAAAGGTTGCAGATGTACAAACAATTGATGGTTCGAATATTCAGAATCATGAGTCACAAGAGAGTTTTCTTATTGAATTGGATTTTCCTACCATCCCAATGATTGATTTCAACTCTGCTGAGTTTTCACCCATTTCCAAAGTCCTGAATGGTGCCTCTGTGATTGATATAAAGAGAACAGCAACTGAAGATGATCTCATT GTAATACTCTCATCTGGAGAAACTGTCGTAGATCTTCAGCCACAGTTTGATTTGATATGTAAATGTTCTGGAAGGGGGCTAATTATTTCAGGGCCTGCTCCCCTAGATTCTGGATTTGACTATTACTATCGATTCTTTTGCCCAAAATTTCGGGTCAATGAG GATCATGTTTGTGGGAGTGCAAATTGTGCCTTAGCATTGTACTGGAGCAAAAGGCTAGGGAAGTGTGATCTTGTTGCATATGCG GCTTCAGCTAGAAGTGGAGTAGTAAACATTCATCTCGATGAACAAAACCAAAGAGTACTACTGCAAGGAAAAGCTGTTACTATCATGGAAGGGTCTTTATCAGTTTAG
- the LOC142611603 gene encoding uncharacterized protein LOC142611603, translating into MATPQVLQQQDDLLHFDPRKESAAKSQGMSLEKKIEFLESLTGPVSNRRSRRWLNDRLLMELVPRLNAEEIRGLFAPPPFGDDVPLSPFCMTNVGEWDKFRNIDMDKEANIIDASERSSTKRKGRVDADKMAVLNAWHRVNCKTREALRRSFLSELVQGYEECIRAFIMDSGDRDALELQVQDPFHRLLLHGVCEFYNLVSVTVTKSKDAESPKTTRITKKKKGVAELPNITLIHFLRMSKEGIW; encoded by the exons ATGGCGACCCCACAAGTTCTTCAGCAGCAAGATGACCTTTTGCACTTTGATCCTCGTAAAG AGAGTGCTGCCAAGTCTCAAGGGATGTCACTTGAGAAGAAGATCGAGTTTCTTGAGAGCTTGACTGGACCG GTTAGCAACCGACGGTCTCGCAGATGGTTAAATGATCGTCTTCTTATGGAACTTGTTCCTCGCTTAAATGCAGAAGAAATTAGAGGCTTGTTTGCGCCACCACCTTTtg GTGATGACGTACCGCTGTCACCATTTTGCATGACTAATGTTGGAGAGTGGGACAAATTTAGGAATATAGACATGGATAAAGAG GCGAATATTATTGATGCCTCAGAAAGATCATCCACAAAAAGGAAAGGTCGTGTTGATGCTGATAAGATGGCTGTATTAAATGCATGGCATAGAGTTAATTGTAAAACAAGAGAGGCTCTTCGGCGTAGCTTTCTTTCAGAACTTGTTCAGGGCTATGAG gaatgCATTCGAGCATTCATCATGGACAGTGGAGATAGGGATGCTCTAGAGCTACAAGTTCAAGATCCTTTTCATAGATTATTGTTACATGGTGTCTGTGAG TTCTACAACTTGGTCTCAGTGACGGTGACTAAGTCCAAGGATGCGGAATCACCAAAGACGACGAGGATaacgaagaagaaaaagggtGTTGCTGAGCTCCCAAACATCACTCTGATACATTTTCTGAGGATGTCCAAGGAAGGAATTTGGTGA
- the LOC142611599 gene encoding uncharacterized protein LOC142611599 isoform X1 has translation MSVDHFILTETTSFSVHQKFSESHRNMAMKPVKYYVVDAFTDSAFKGNPAVVCFLEEDQRTQEWLQVVATEFNIPTTCYLTHLTQSNSPNPRFRLRWFTPVAEVKICGHATLAAAHTLFTSSVLNCDVIEFITKSGTLTARKVADVQTIDGSNIQNHESQESFLIELDFPTIPMIDFNSAEFSPISKVLNGASVIDIKRTATEDDLIVILSSGETVVDLQPQFDLICKCSGRGLIISGPAPLDSGFDYYYRFFCPKFRVNEDHVCGSANCALALYWSKRLGKCDLVAYAVFLPIFSACKLIVVVVVFIILIDIIDSVQASARSGVVNIHLDEQNQRVLLQGKAVTIMEGSLSV, from the exons ATGTCCGTTGACCATTTTATATTAACAGAAACAACTTCATTTTCAGTGCATCAGAAATTCTCTGAGTCTCACAGGAACATGGCAATGAAACCTGTCAAGTACTATGTG GTGGACGCGTTCACTGACTCAGCTTTCAAGGGGAACCCAGCAGTGGTGTGTTTCTTAGAGGAAGATCAGAGAACCCAGGAGTGGCTACAAGTGGTGGCAACCGAGTTCAACATCCCCACCACGTGTTACTTGACTCACCTCACTCAGTCCAATTCGCCCAATCCTCGGTTCCGTCTTAGATGGTTCACTCCTGTTGCTGAG GTTAAGATATGTGGTCATGCCACATTGGCTGCTGCACATACACTCTTCACTTCTAGTGTGTTGAATTGTGATGTCATTGAGTTTATCACAAAATCTGGAACATTAACTGCTAGAAAGGTTGCAGATGTACAAACAATTGATGGTTCGAATATTCAGAATCATGAGTCACAAGAGAGTTTTCTTATTGAATTGGATTTTCCTACCATCCCAATGATTGATTTCAACTCTGCTGAGTTTTCACCCATTTCCAAAGTCCTGAATGGTGCCTCTGTGATTGATATAAAGAGAACAGCAACTGAAGATGATCTCATT GTAATACTCTCATCTGGAGAAACTGTCGTAGATCTTCAGCCACAGTTTGATTTGATATGTAAATGTTCTGGAAGGGGGCTAATTATTTCAGGGCCTGCTCCCCTAGATTCTGGATTTGACTATTACTATCGATTCTTTTGCCCAAAATTTCGGGTCAATGAG GATCATGTTTGTGGGAGTGCAAATTGTGCCTTAGCATTGTACTGGAGCAAAAGGCTAGGGAAGTGTGATCTTGTTGCATATGCGGTATTCTTGCCTATCTTTAGTGCATGCAAACTCATCGTTGTAGTTGTTGTCTTCATCATATTAATTGACATTATTGATTCTGTTCAGGCTTCAGCTAGAAGTGGAGTAGTAAACATTCATCTCGATGAACAAAACCAAAGAGTACTACTGCAAGGAAAAGCTGTTACTATCATGGAAGGGTCTTTATCAGTTTAG
- the LOC142611601 gene encoding uncharacterized protein LOC142611601 isoform X2: protein MAKLPVKYYVVDAFTDSAFKGNPAAVCLLEEERDEKWLQAVAAEFNISETCYLTRLSGSDSLDSSNPRFRLRWFTPVAEVELCGHATLAAAHALFSSGLVNSNIIEFVTLSGILTAKKIQETKASNISDTQNGELQDCFLIELDFPTIPTIDFNSEEVSSISNALNGASVIDIKKTTTSDALFVVLPSGECVVEIQPEFDAIRKCPGLGIIATGAAPSGSGFDFYSRVFWPKRGINEDPVCGSAHCALAPYWSKKLGKCDLVAYQASPRSGVLNIHLDEQNQRVLMRGKSVTIMEGSLLV, encoded by the exons ATGGCAAAGCTACCTGTGAAGTACTATGTG GTGGACGCGTTCACTGACTCAGCTTTCAAGGGAAACCCAGCAGCGGTGTGTttattagaggaagagagagatgagaaatgGTTGCAAGCTGTGGCAGCTGAGTTCAACATCTCCGAGACTTGTTACTTGACTCGGCTATCTGGGTCCGACTCTCTTGACTCGTCCAATCCTAGGTTCCGTCTCAGATGGTTCACTCCTGTTGCTGAG GTTGAGCTTTGTGGCCATGCTACATTGGCAGCTGCACATGCATTGTTTTCATCTGGTCTGGTGAATTCCAACATTATTGAGTTTGTCACACTCTCCGGAATTTTAACTGCTAAAAAGATCCAGGAAACCAAGGCATCTAATATTTCGGATACACAGAATGGTGAACTGCAAGATTGCTTTCTGATTGAATTGGATTTTCCAACTATTCcaacaattgatttcaattctGAAGAAGTTTCATCAATCTCCAATGCCTTGAATGGTGCTTCTGTGATTGATATAAAGAAAACTACTACTTCAGATGCCCTCTTT GTTGTCCTCCCGTCAGGAGAATGTGTGGTTGAAATACAGCCAGAGTTTGATGCTATACGTAAATGTCCTGGACTGGGGATAATTGCAACAGGGGCTGCTCCCTCAGGGTCTGGGTTTGATTTTTACAGTAGGGTCTTTTGGCCAAAACGTGGGATCAATGAG GATCCTGTTTGTGGGAGTGCACATTGTGCACTAGCACCATACTGGAGCAAAAAGCTGGGGAAGTGTGATCTTGTTGCGTATCAG GCATCACCTAGAAGTGGAGTACTAAACATTCATCTAGACGAACAAAACCAGAGAGTGCTAATGCGAGGAAAATCTGTTACTATCATGGAAGGGTCTCTTTTAGTTTAG
- the LOC142611599 gene encoding uncharacterized protein LOC142611599 isoform X4 — MAMKPVKYYVVDAFTDSAFKGNPAVVCFLEEDQRTQEWLQVVATEFNIPTTCYLTHLTQSNSPNPRFRLRWFTPVAEVKICGHATLAAAHTLFTSSVLNCDVIEFITKSGTLTARKVADVQTIDGSNIQNHESQESFLIELDFPTIPMIDFNSAEFSPISKVLNGASVIDIKRTATEDDLIVILSSGETVVDLQPQFDLICKCSGRGLIISGPAPLDSGFDYYYRFFCPKFRVNEDHVCGSANCALALYWSKRLGKCDLVAYAVFLPIFSACKLIVVVVVFIILIDIIDSVQASARSGVVNIHLDEQNQRVLLQGKAVTIMEGSLSV, encoded by the exons ATGGCAATGAAACCTGTCAAGTACTATGTG GTGGACGCGTTCACTGACTCAGCTTTCAAGGGGAACCCAGCAGTGGTGTGTTTCTTAGAGGAAGATCAGAGAACCCAGGAGTGGCTACAAGTGGTGGCAACCGAGTTCAACATCCCCACCACGTGTTACTTGACTCACCTCACTCAGTCCAATTCGCCCAATCCTCGGTTCCGTCTTAGATGGTTCACTCCTGTTGCTGAG GTTAAGATATGTGGTCATGCCACATTGGCTGCTGCACATACACTCTTCACTTCTAGTGTGTTGAATTGTGATGTCATTGAGTTTATCACAAAATCTGGAACATTAACTGCTAGAAAGGTTGCAGATGTACAAACAATTGATGGTTCGAATATTCAGAATCATGAGTCACAAGAGAGTTTTCTTATTGAATTGGATTTTCCTACCATCCCAATGATTGATTTCAACTCTGCTGAGTTTTCACCCATTTCCAAAGTCCTGAATGGTGCCTCTGTGATTGATATAAAGAGAACAGCAACTGAAGATGATCTCATT GTAATACTCTCATCTGGAGAAACTGTCGTAGATCTTCAGCCACAGTTTGATTTGATATGTAAATGTTCTGGAAGGGGGCTAATTATTTCAGGGCCTGCTCCCCTAGATTCTGGATTTGACTATTACTATCGATTCTTTTGCCCAAAATTTCGGGTCAATGAG GATCATGTTTGTGGGAGTGCAAATTGTGCCTTAGCATTGTACTGGAGCAAAAGGCTAGGGAAGTGTGATCTTGTTGCATATGCGGTATTCTTGCCTATCTTTAGTGCATGCAAACTCATCGTTGTAGTTGTTGTCTTCATCATATTAATTGACATTATTGATTCTGTTCAGGCTTCAGCTAGAAGTGGAGTAGTAAACATTCATCTCGATGAACAAAACCAAAGAGTACTACTGCAAGGAAAAGCTGTTACTATCATGGAAGGGTCTTTATCAGTTTAG
- the LOC142611599 gene encoding uncharacterized protein LOC142611599 isoform X3 → MHQKFSESHRNMAMKPVKYYVVDAFTDSAFKGNPAVVCFLEEDQRTQEWLQVVATEFNIPTTCYLTHLTQSNSPNPRFRLRWFTPVAEVKICGHATLAAAHTLFTSSVLNCDVIEFITKSGTLTARKVADVQTIDGSNIQNHESQESFLIELDFPTIPMIDFNSAEFSPISKVLNGASVIDIKRTATEDDLIVILSSGETVVDLQPQFDLICKCSGRGLIISGPAPLDSGFDYYYRFFCPKFRVNEDHVCGSANCALALYWSKRLGKCDLVAYAVFLPIFSACKLIVVVVVFIILIDIIDSVQASARSGVVNIHLDEQNQRVLLQGKAVTIMEGSLSV, encoded by the exons A TGCATCAGAAATTCTCTGAGTCTCACAGGAACATGGCAATGAAACCTGTCAAGTACTATGTG GTGGACGCGTTCACTGACTCAGCTTTCAAGGGGAACCCAGCAGTGGTGTGTTTCTTAGAGGAAGATCAGAGAACCCAGGAGTGGCTACAAGTGGTGGCAACCGAGTTCAACATCCCCACCACGTGTTACTTGACTCACCTCACTCAGTCCAATTCGCCCAATCCTCGGTTCCGTCTTAGATGGTTCACTCCTGTTGCTGAG GTTAAGATATGTGGTCATGCCACATTGGCTGCTGCACATACACTCTTCACTTCTAGTGTGTTGAATTGTGATGTCATTGAGTTTATCACAAAATCTGGAACATTAACTGCTAGAAAGGTTGCAGATGTACAAACAATTGATGGTTCGAATATTCAGAATCATGAGTCACAAGAGAGTTTTCTTATTGAATTGGATTTTCCTACCATCCCAATGATTGATTTCAACTCTGCTGAGTTTTCACCCATTTCCAAAGTCCTGAATGGTGCCTCTGTGATTGATATAAAGAGAACAGCAACTGAAGATGATCTCATT GTAATACTCTCATCTGGAGAAACTGTCGTAGATCTTCAGCCACAGTTTGATTTGATATGTAAATGTTCTGGAAGGGGGCTAATTATTTCAGGGCCTGCTCCCCTAGATTCTGGATTTGACTATTACTATCGATTCTTTTGCCCAAAATTTCGGGTCAATGAG GATCATGTTTGTGGGAGTGCAAATTGTGCCTTAGCATTGTACTGGAGCAAAAGGCTAGGGAAGTGTGATCTTGTTGCATATGCGGTATTCTTGCCTATCTTTAGTGCATGCAAACTCATCGTTGTAGTTGTTGTCTTCATCATATTAATTGACATTATTGATTCTGTTCAGGCTTCAGCTAGAAGTGGAGTAGTAAACATTCATCTCGATGAACAAAACCAAAGAGTACTACTGCAAGGAAAAGCTGTTACTATCATGGAAGGGTCTTTATCAGTTTAG